In Phaeobacter gallaeciensis DSM 26640, a genomic segment contains:
- a CDS encoding divergent polysaccharide deacteylase family protein, producing MRGFLGGVSFGALVAAGGAVVWSLSVPLPKSVEVSVAEPARSEVQAPAAETPVDSAGSDPDLVETPPAALDPQVVGDDLAALADADTDPASRPEVGTELGSGDRAAPGGVGAPAIDVARDAPVTPVEALPAPNAPSQEQRLVVVSEPAQPPVPQTANEAPSRLTTAPDQAAPEPLGQDPSTPSAEGDDGDNDASATANLPVPDVTTGGPALSTIEAGDDQGPALGAVPGPTAIPVVPGLGQAGPTEVGTQPAASAEPRTGAEDQGEEAGARRISDLPTTTPTAEPGNTVDATGSRPRIGTPVRPLTERDQANAPAVGSQASAQTDGVPFERNAEAFTPEADRALMSIVLIDDADAIGAEALQDFPYPLSFALDPRDPEAAAKMARHRAAGFEVMLIADLPRDAAPQDAETALQVWLETLPEAVAVLEGVETGFQGNRPLADQMATALGAMGYGMVTQDAGLNTVQKLALREGVPAGVVFRDFDGAGQDPRAIRRFLDQAAFRAGQEGAVIMLGRVQPDTISALLIWGLQDRANRVSLAPVSASLRAKLQAE from the coding sequence ATGCGAGGGTTTCTTGGAGGCGTGAGTTTCGGGGCCTTGGTGGCCGCAGGCGGCGCCGTGGTATGGTCGCTTTCGGTGCCCTTGCCCAAATCGGTTGAGGTCAGCGTCGCCGAACCGGCCCGCAGTGAAGTGCAGGCCCCGGCGGCGGAGACACCGGTCGACAGCGCGGGGAGCGATCCGGATCTGGTGGAAACACCTCCAGCAGCGCTGGACCCGCAAGTGGTGGGTGATGATCTGGCAGCACTTGCAGATGCCGATACTGATCCTGCCAGCCGACCGGAAGTGGGCACAGAGCTGGGCAGCGGGGATCGCGCCGCGCCCGGTGGCGTCGGCGCGCCGGCAATCGATGTGGCGCGGGATGCGCCCGTTACCCCGGTTGAAGCACTGCCCGCACCCAATGCCCCCAGTCAGGAGCAGCGTCTTGTGGTGGTGTCTGAACCGGCGCAGCCACCGGTGCCGCAGACTGCAAACGAAGCACCATCCCGGCTGACAACCGCGCCGGATCAAGCCGCTCCCGAGCCGTTGGGGCAGGACCCGTCCACACCATCGGCCGAGGGGGACGATGGCGACAATGACGCCTCCGCAACCGCAAACCTTCCGGTGCCGGATGTGACAACCGGTGGCCCGGCCCTCAGCACGATAGAGGCCGGGGACGATCAAGGACCAGCCTTGGGAGCTGTACCTGGCCCGACGGCGATTCCCGTGGTGCCGGGGCTGGGGCAGGCCGGGCCAACGGAGGTGGGCACGCAGCCTGCCGCAAGCGCTGAACCTAGGACGGGTGCCGAAGACCAAGGCGAGGAGGCCGGGGCGCGGCGGATTTCCGATCTGCCAACAACCACCCCCACGGCAGAACCGGGCAACACAGTAGATGCAACGGGCAGCCGCCCACGTATCGGCACCCCGGTTCGCCCGCTGACGGAGCGGGATCAGGCCAATGCACCGGCGGTCGGAAGTCAGGCCAGTGCGCAGACGGATGGGGTGCCGTTTGAACGCAACGCCGAAGCCTTCACACCGGAGGCAGACCGTGCCCTGATGTCGATTGTTCTGATCGATGATGCCGATGCGATAGGTGCTGAGGCCTTGCAGGATTTCCCCTATCCGCTGAGTTTTGCGCTGGACCCAAGGGATCCTGAGGCGGCGGCGAAGATGGCACGCCACCGCGCCGCTGGTTTTGAGGTGATGCTGATCGCCGATCTGCCCCGCGATGCCGCGCCGCAGGATGCTGAGACGGCGTTGCAGGTCTGGCTGGAGACCCTGCCAGAGGCCGTCGCTGTGTTGGAAGGGGTCGAGACCGGGTTTCAGGGCAATCGTCCGCTGGCTGATCAGATGGCCACGGCGCTTGGTGCAATGGGCTATGGTATGGTGACGCAGGATGCGGGTCTGAATACTGTGCAGAAACTGGCGCTGCGCGAAGGTGTGCCCGCCGGCGTGGTGTTCCGTGATTTCGACGGCGCCGGGCAAGACCCACGCGCGATACGGCGCTTTCTGGATCAGGCTGCGTTTCGCGCCGGGCAGGAGGGGGCCGTGATCATGCTGGGCCGGGTTCAGCCGGATACGATTTCCGCCTTGCTGATCTGGGGCCTTCAGGACCGGGCAAACCGGGTGTCTTTGGCGCCGGTATCGGCCTCTCTGCGGGCAAAACTGCAGGCGGAATAA
- the trpE gene encoding anthranilate synthase component I — protein sequence MALTPDFDIFAKAYEAGENQVVYTRLAADLDTPVSLMLKLTGAQKDAFMLESVTGGEVRGRYSIIGMKPDLVWRCHGEHATLNRSARFDADAYEPLDGNPLDCLRDLIAESKIDLPDDLPQAAAGLFGYLGYDMIRLVEHLPDVNPDPLGLPDALMLRPSVIAVLDGVKGEVTVVSPAWASDGQSAKAAYAQAAERVMDAVRDLERAMPAESRDLGDADEVAPPVSNFTKDGYMAAVETAKDYIRAGDIFQVVPAQRWTQEFRQPPFALYRSLRRTNPSPFMFYFNFGGFQVVGASPEILVRVFGQEVTIRPIAGTRPRGATPEEDKALELDLLADKKELAEHLMLLDLGRNDTGRVAKIGTVRPTEKFIIERYSHVMHIVSNVVGELAEDKDALDAFFAGMPAGTVSGAPKVRAMEIIDELEPEKRGVYGGGVGYFSAGGDMDMCIALRTAIVKDQNLYIQAGGGVVYDSDPEAEYMETVHKSNAIRRAAADAARFTGSGNS from the coding sequence ATGGCCCTGACCCCCGATTTCGACATCTTCGCCAAGGCCTATGAGGCCGGTGAAAACCAGGTCGTCTACACCCGGCTTGCCGCCGATCTCGACACGCCGGTATCCCTGATGCTGAAGCTGACAGGCGCCCAGAAGGACGCCTTCATGCTGGAGTCCGTCACCGGTGGCGAGGTGCGTGGGCGCTACTCCATCATTGGCATGAAACCGGATCTCGTTTGGCGCTGCCACGGAGAACACGCGACCCTCAACCGGTCTGCCCGCTTTGACGCCGATGCCTATGAGCCGCTGGATGGCAATCCCCTGGATTGCCTGCGTGACCTCATTGCAGAGAGCAAAATCGACCTGCCCGATGATCTGCCGCAGGCCGCAGCCGGCCTGTTTGGCTATCTTGGCTATGACATGATCCGGCTGGTCGAACATCTGCCGGACGTGAACCCCGATCCCCTTGGCCTACCTGACGCGTTGATGCTACGCCCCTCTGTCATCGCGGTGCTTGACGGCGTCAAAGGGGAGGTGACAGTGGTCTCCCCCGCCTGGGCCAGCGATGGCCAGTCGGCCAAGGCGGCTTACGCTCAGGCCGCCGAGCGGGTGATGGACGCGGTCCGCGATCTGGAACGCGCCATGCCCGCCGAAAGCCGCGATCTCGGCGATGCCGATGAGGTTGCGCCGCCCGTGAGCAATTTCACCAAAGACGGCTATATGGCCGCGGTGGAGACGGCCAAAGACTACATCCGCGCAGGCGACATCTTTCAGGTGGTGCCGGCACAGCGCTGGACGCAGGAATTCCGCCAGCCGCCCTTCGCGCTCTATCGCTCCCTGCGGCGCACCAACCCCTCGCCGTTCATGTTCTACTTCAACTTCGGCGGCTTTCAGGTGGTGGGCGCGTCTCCGGAAATCCTCGTCCGCGTCTTCGGACAGGAGGTCACCATTCGCCCGATCGCCGGCACCCGTCCACGCGGTGCCACGCCCGAAGAAGACAAAGCGCTGGAACTGGATCTGCTCGCCGACAAGAAGGAACTGGCAGAGCACCTGATGCTGCTGGATCTGGGCCGCAACGACACTGGACGGGTTGCCAAAATCGGCACCGTGCGCCCAACCGAGAAGTTCATCATCGAGCGCTACAGCCACGTCATGCACATTGTCTCCAATGTTGTCGGTGAGCTGGCCGAGGATAAGGACGCGCTCGACGCCTTCTTTGCCGGAATGCCCGCAGGCACCGTCTCCGGCGCGCCCAAGGTGCGGGCGATGGAAATCATCGATGAGCTGGAACCGGAAAAACGCGGTGTCTATGGTGGCGGTGTTGGCTATTTCTCGGCAGGCGGCGACATGGATATGTGCATCGCGCTGCGCACGGCCATCGTCAAGGACCAGAACCTCTACATTCAGGCAGGCGGCGGCGTTGTCTACGACAGCGACCCGGAGGCGGAATATATGGAGACAGTCCATAAATCCAACGCCATCCGCCGCGCAGCTGCGGATGCGGCCCGCTTCACCGGCAGCGGCAACAGCTAG
- a CDS encoding peptidylprolyl isomerase has translation MAAGMKKLSNTFVWILMGMLIIGLAGFGAVNFTGSVSSVAVVGDQEVSVDDYARELQREQRALEAQTGQRIPIAQMTALGLDRAVLGRLIAIAALDQESSDLGLSIGDQNLFDEISQIPAFQDGTGAFNRDTYQYALDNIGLTEAAFEADLRRESARTLVQGAIMAGTEMPDTLRGTLTSYVGARRSFDWLTVSENSVALTAVEPSEDQLRAFYDANIDQFTLPRTKVITYAALRPDALVDEIEIDDAALEKLFNDRSAEYQVPERRLVERLVFADRDAADSAKAQLDINGTTFEALVADRGLNLQDVDLGDLTMGDLGAAGQDVFAAQVGDVVGPLDSDLGPALFRVNGRLEARVTLLDDVKDELRAELATDRARRLIETRAEEINDMLAGGATLEELIDEPGMELGKVDWHSGSTDGIAAYDGFRQAASTVTAEDFPEVAFLEDGSLFAIRLDEDLDPRPEPFADAQEKLRAAWQSKRLQDALEAEAERLADMLRNGADLPEGIELTSETGLTRAAYIDAAPQQLMARVFELAEGEVAVVSDDTATVVVRLTETLPVADTPEMTALAEAMGTQLDQALAQALFEAFVQDSQTRAAPRIDPQALNAVRANFQ, from the coding sequence ATGGCTGCAGGCATGAAAAAACTATCAAATACTTTTGTCTGGATCCTGATGGGGATGCTGATTATCGGTCTGGCCGGATTTGGCGCCGTGAATTTCACAGGCTCTGTTTCCTCCGTCGCCGTGGTTGGCGATCAGGAGGTGTCAGTCGATGATTACGCTCGCGAACTGCAGCGCGAACAGCGCGCGCTTGAGGCGCAGACCGGCCAGCGCATCCCTATCGCGCAGATGACCGCGCTTGGTCTGGATCGTGCCGTGCTGGGGCGTCTGATTGCCATTGCCGCCCTGGATCAGGAAAGCAGCGATCTTGGCCTGTCGATCGGTGATCAGAACCTGTTTGACGAAATCAGTCAGATCCCGGCCTTTCAGGACGGCACCGGCGCCTTCAACCGCGACACCTACCAGTATGCACTCGACAATATCGGCCTGACCGAGGCCGCGTTTGAGGCCGACCTGCGCCGCGAATCTGCCCGCACCCTTGTGCAGGGTGCCATCATGGCCGGTACTGAGATGCCTGACACCCTGCGCGGCACACTGACCAGCTATGTCGGCGCGCGCCGCAGCTTTGATTGGCTGACAGTCAGCGAAAACAGCGTCGCCCTCACCGCGGTCGAGCCGAGCGAAGACCAGCTGCGCGCCTTCTATGACGCCAATATCGATCAGTTCACCCTACCCCGCACCAAGGTGATCACCTATGCCGCCCTGCGCCCCGACGCGCTGGTGGATGAGATCGAGATCGACGACGCAGCGCTTGAGAAGCTCTTCAACGACCGCAGCGCCGAATATCAAGTGCCCGAACGCCGTCTGGTGGAACGTCTGGTCTTTGCTGATCGGGACGCCGCCGACAGCGCCAAGGCACAGCTTGATATCAACGGCACCACCTTCGAGGCGCTGGTCGCGGATCGTGGCCTCAACCTGCAGGACGTGGATTTGGGCGATCTGACCATGGGCGACCTGGGCGCTGCAGGTCAGGACGTTTTTGCCGCACAGGTCGGCGATGTCGTCGGGCCGCTCGACAGCGACCTCGGCCCGGCCCTGTTCCGCGTCAATGGCCGTCTTGAGGCCCGCGTGACCCTGCTTGATGACGTCAAGGACGAGTTGCGCGCTGAACTGGCCACAGACCGTGCACGCCGCCTTATCGAAACCCGCGCTGAGGAGATCAACGATATGCTGGCCGGTGGCGCGACACTGGAAGAGCTGATTGACGAACCCGGCATGGAACTTGGCAAGGTCGACTGGCACAGCGGCAGCACTGATGGCATCGCCGCCTATGACGGTTTTCGTCAGGCCGCATCCACCGTTACTGCCGAAGACTTCCCAGAAGTGGCCTTCCTTGAGGATGGCAGCCTGTTTGCAATCCGCCTGGATGAGGACCTGGACCCGCGCCCCGAACCCTTCGCAGATGCGCAGGAGAAACTGCGCGCGGCATGGCAGAGCAAACGATTGCAGGATGCCCTGGAGGCCGAGGCCGAGCGTCTGGCTGATATGCTGCGCAACGGTGCTGACCTCCCCGAGGGTATTGAGTTGACGTCAGAGACCGGTCTGACCCGCGCCGCCTATATCGACGCCGCCCCGCAGCAGCTGATGGCCCGTGTTTTTGAACTGGCAGAGGGCGAGGTTGCCGTGGTCAGCGATGACACCGCCACTGTTGTGGTGCGCCTCACTGAGACCCTGCCGGTCGCCGATACGCCAGAAATGACGGCGCTGGCCGAGGCGATGGGGACCCAGCTTGATCAGGCATTGGCACAGGCTCTGTTCGAAGCTTTCGTCCAAGATTCCCAGACCCGCGCTGCGCCTCGCATCGACCCGCAGGCGCTCAACGCCGTGCGGGCCAACTTCCAGTAA
- a CDS encoding aminotransferase, translated as MPQASFPNARTRDTFVSPIVESRRWLQGLALPDDLPLLNLSQAAPADPPPEGLRRAIAEAALNDDSSHLYGAVLGRDELRAALADKMNRHYAADLSAADVAITSGCNQAFAATIAALCGEGDQVILPTPWYFNHKMWLDMQGVETCPLPVGEAMLPCPDAAAKLITDRTRAIVLVTPNNPCGVEYPGGLVKRFYDLARAHGLALIVDETYREFDSRNGPPHTLFQDPNWSDTLIHLYSFSKAYRLTGHRLGAIAAHPDHLLEMEKFLDTVTICPAQLGQTGALWGLENLDEWLAGEREELLCRRAAIEAGFAPLAAQGWQLLGCGAYFAYVAHPFAASSEELARRLVREAGVLMLPGSMFSPQNDPNGTRQFRIAFANVDTHGIRTLFDRLANWTA; from the coding sequence ATGCCACAGGCCTCCTTCCCAAACGCCCGCACCCGCGACACCTTTGTCTCGCCGATTGTCGAATCCCGACGCTGGCTTCAGGGGCTGGCTCTGCCCGATGACCTGCCGCTGCTCAACCTCAGCCAGGCTGCACCAGCAGATCCACCTCCCGAGGGGCTACGCCGCGCCATTGCTGAGGCGGCCCTGAACGACGACAGCAGCCATCTTTATGGTGCGGTGCTTGGCCGGGATGAGCTGCGTGCAGCCCTCGCTGACAAAATGAACCGTCACTATGCAGCTGATCTGTCTGCGGCAGATGTGGCCATCACCTCAGGCTGCAATCAGGCCTTTGCCGCGACCATCGCCGCGCTTTGTGGTGAGGGTGATCAGGTGATCCTGCCAACGCCGTGGTATTTCAACCATAAAATGTGGCTCGATATGCAAGGGGTAGAGACGTGCCCATTGCCTGTGGGAGAGGCTATGCTGCCCTGCCCCGATGCCGCCGCAAAATTGATCACTGACCGCACCCGCGCAATTGTTCTGGTGACCCCGAATAACCCCTGCGGCGTGGAGTATCCCGGCGGTCTGGTGAAGCGCTTTTATGATCTTGCCCGCGCCCATGGTCTGGCACTGATCGTGGATGAAACCTACCGCGAGTTTGACAGCCGCAACGGCCCGCCCCATACGCTGTTTCAGGATCCGAACTGGTCGGATACGCTGATCCACCTCTATTCCTTTTCCAAGGCCTACCGTCTGACCGGCCATCGCCTCGGCGCGATCGCCGCCCACCCCGACCATCTGCTGGAAATGGAGAAATTCCTCGATACCGTCACCATATGTCCAGCCCAGCTGGGACAGACCGGCGCGCTCTGGGGGTTGGAAAACCTCGATGAATGGCTCGCGGGTGAACGGGAGGAACTGCTCTGCCGCCGCGCCGCGATTGAGGCTGGGTTTGCGCCACTTGCTGCGCAGGGCTGGCAACTTCTCGGATGTGGTGCATATTTCGCCTATGTCGCACATCCCTTTGCGGCTTCCTCGGAGGAATTGGCCAGACGTCTGGTGAGAGAGGCCGGTGTCCTGATGCTGCCCGGCAGCATGTTCTCACCGCAGAATGACCCCAACGGCACACGGCAGTTCCGCATTGCATTTGCCAATGTCGACACCCATGGCATCCGTACGCTTTTTGACCGACTGGCAAACTGGACAGCCTGA